In the Chryseobacterium sp. MYb264 genome, one interval contains:
- a CDS encoding SHOCT domain-containing protein, giving the protein MKKAALIVTLLISGISYSQTSPKFENDTLTTSTGFKVYEGLDLKIGTGSMNDGDFKFIRTNASSMFNYYSTTGYQGLANQANSFRRNNSGLTFKVKKIMTRGNKRNGFVYYAKIGNGIINYEVDIENAIQSHEIIVPNEFLPIEKPQQQNSETKYDKLKKIKELKDSGVLSDEEFQKEKDKIMSEK; this is encoded by the coding sequence ATGAAAAAGGCTGCACTGATCGTCACCTTACTTATTTCTGGAATTTCATATTCCCAAACCAGTCCGAAATTTGAGAATGACACCTTAACCACTTCCACGGGCTTCAAAGTATACGAAGGACTGGATTTAAAAATCGGGACAGGCTCCATGAATGACGGAGACTTTAAATTTATCCGAACCAATGCATCTTCTATGTTCAATTATTATTCAACAACAGGTTATCAGGGGTTGGCCAATCAGGCGAATTCTTTCAGAAGAAACAATTCAGGGCTGACTTTTAAAGTTAAAAAAATAATGACCAGAGGGAATAAGCGAAACGGCTTTGTCTATTATGCCAAAATAGGAAACGGAATTATAAATTATGAAGTGGATATAGAAAATGCCATACAGTCCCATGAAATCATTGTTCCCAATGAATTTTTACCTATCGAAAAACCTCAGCAGCAAAATTCAGAAACAAAATATGACAAGCTGAAGAAAATTAAGGAATTAAAAGATTCAGGCGTTTTATCTGATGAAGAATTTCAGAAGGAAAAGGATAAAATTATGAGTGAGAAGTAA
- a CDS encoding co-chaperone GroES, whose product MSVNFKPLADRVLVEPIAAETKTASGIIIPDTAKEKPQEGTVVAVGPGKKDEPTTVKVGDKVLYGKYSGSELKLEGKDYLIVKEGDLLGIIG is encoded by the coding sequence ATGTCAGTAAACTTTAAACCATTGGCAGACAGAGTTTTGGTAGAACCAATCGCTGCAGAAACTAAAACAGCTTCAGGTATTATTATTCCGGATACAGCTAAAGAAAAGCCACAGGAAGGTACTGTAGTGGCAGTAGGTCCAGGTAAAAAAGATGAGCCTACAACTGTAAAAGTGGGTGACAAAGTTCTTTATGGAAAATATTCAGGTTCTGAATTGAAATTGGAAGGAAAGGATTATTTAATTGTAAAAGAAGGAGATTTACTAGGAATAATTGGCTAA
- a CDS encoding DinB family protein codes for MSLKTLVTHSVQYNEWVVSKYVNWLSSKSDEQLNKEVISSFPTILATLHHIWQTQEYWWGHIAENDDFDFEKNSAQTGKEEIFSGLKNNSEKLTKYVESLSEADLLKNVKIESPWFQCNFSKYEYIQHIIMHGIYHRGQVVTMGRNVGITDAPMTDYNFWNIYKNDSPLQ; via the coding sequence ATGAGTTTAAAAACATTAGTTACCCACAGTGTTCAGTACAACGAATGGGTTGTCAGCAAATATGTGAATTGGTTATCCTCAAAATCTGATGAACAACTGAATAAGGAAGTTATTTCAAGTTTTCCCACTATTTTAGCGACTTTACATCATATCTGGCAAACCCAGGAATATTGGTGGGGACATATCGCCGAAAATGATGACTTCGACTTTGAGAAAAATTCGGCTCAAACCGGTAAAGAGGAAATTTTTTCAGGACTGAAAAACAATTCTGAAAAACTCACAAAATACGTAGAAAGCCTCTCCGAAGCAGATTTATTGAAAAATGTAAAAATAGAATCTCCCTGGTTTCAGTGCAATTTTTCGAAGTATGAATATATCCAGCACATCATCATGCATGGCATCTATCATCGCGGACAGGTAGTGACCATGGGAAGAAATGTCGGTATCACGGACGCCCCTATGACGGATTATAATTTCTGGAATATTTACAAAAATGATTCTCCCCTCCAATGA
- a CDS encoding Kelch repeat-containing protein produces MKTKSFLPLIFGLFFANAQTLNFKHLADMSMGRGAISSVIVDDNIYVSNGYKSTNGNANFIEKYNIKDNRWSIINSTLFPKRFANSETYNNKIYIFNGWGNSHLEILDLETNKVTKGAVNRAYTGNAGSAIHNGKIYTFGGSGLNNTATTVFSNRFQYYDIASDTWNPLPDMPTARETKGKIVNDKLYVIGGFNGTSSRLINVFDLNKNIWTDQYTMPAAISGHSLAVSGNKIFIAGGYNNQTFLAYFDTETNKLHQLTSNMIPRRHAAAEIYNNKLYIVGGSTTSVTTSAIKSIQVADISEEALFGENTEEDVFKSKVYTNAQKDGFVISNKNNSNQFEFTVYTMDGKEIWKDVAYYNKNIDLTKVRRGTYIFTYKNEKGVLQKVRIVR; encoded by the coding sequence TTGAAAACAAAATCATTCCTCCCCTTAATTTTCGGCTTATTCTTCGCAAATGCACAGACCCTAAATTTCAAACATCTCGCAGATATGTCTATGGGCAGAGGCGCTATAAGCAGTGTCATTGTCGATGATAATATTTATGTAAGCAATGGGTATAAAAGCACTAATGGTAATGCCAATTTTATCGAGAAATACAATATTAAAGATAACCGATGGAGTATCATCAACTCTACCCTTTTTCCCAAAAGATTTGCCAATTCGGAGACTTACAATAATAAAATTTATATTTTTAACGGTTGGGGAAACAGCCATCTAGAAATTCTGGATCTTGAAACTAATAAAGTAACAAAGGGAGCAGTTAACCGTGCCTACACAGGAAATGCAGGTTCTGCCATCCACAACGGCAAAATATATACGTTCGGCGGCAGCGGACTAAATAATACTGCGACCACTGTATTTTCCAATAGATTTCAATACTATGATATTGCATCAGATACCTGGAATCCGTTACCGGATATGCCCACAGCCAGAGAAACAAAGGGCAAAATTGTGAATGATAAGCTGTATGTGATTGGTGGTTTTAACGGCACATCATCCCGTCTGATCAATGTTTTCGATCTCAACAAAAATATCTGGACTGATCAATATACGATGCCTGCCGCGATATCGGGTCACTCATTAGCAGTATCCGGTAATAAGATTTTTATTGCAGGCGGTTATAACAATCAGACTTTTCTGGCTTATTTTGATACAGAAACCAATAAGTTACATCAGTTAACTTCAAACATGATTCCACGAAGACATGCGGCTGCAGAAATTTATAACAATAAATTATACATCGTTGGCGGAAGTACAACATCTGTTACGACATCAGCTATTAAAAGCATTCAGGTTGCGGATATTAGCGAAGAAGCACTTTTTGGTGAAAATACCGAAGAAGATGTATTTAAATCAAAAGTGTATACCAATGCTCAAAAAGACGGTTTCGTCATCAGCAATAAAAATAACAGCAACCAGTTTGAATTTACTGTCTATACAATGGATGGTAAAGAAATCTGGAAAGACGTTGCGTATTACAACAAAAATATAGATTTAACAAAAGTACGTCGCGGAACTTACATTTTTACCTATAAAAATGAGAAGGGGGTTTTACAGAAAGTCAGAATCGTCAGATAA
- a CDS encoding alpha/beta hydrolase-fold protein — protein MRFYALLFSMVCCFLIKAQENYSSLTRKALETMWKAKTEQDYEKALAMYENAFRIHPDKIDGTGLYKASVLASELKNYDKAFKYLTPLSMMKITEDGYPGWVYLAGKYSDGEYKNLLTDPRWKTLKEQAIKNKESFYNDLKSKENEFYNVKSNDLKNIQDPEKLYQTIRNFNPYLPKKDRDYSLSFSVNSSNTTSYFIHLPKNYQPEKKYPLLFFLHGAVKNNALTDYQFANGNLDGWNRYYTKYADQNDVILVFPKGSKQYNWMAPDDGFFMVPEMLKQIKKAINIDDNKVFISGHSNGATGSFSYLMKKPTQFTGFYGFNTYPKIFTGGTFAENAKNRSFINFSTDEDYYYPPNANDDFTTLMKSISVDYKEYRYSGFPHWFPQFDESEPAYTLLFNDLNQRKRNPFPKQISWEFDDEKYGDLDWISNMKLDTTNAAYQKNKELNFKITKWLEYDEEDSLQTKTVNKNAFDFPRKSGKVKAEYQNNIFRIETSNISSLSINISPEMVDLKKDVKIFINGKLYFKGKATYNREFILNSFENSPEREQVWINWVEIKV, from the coding sequence ATGAGATTTTACGCCCTTTTATTTTCGATGGTATGCTGTTTTCTAATAAAAGCTCAGGAAAATTATTCATCGTTAACGAGAAAAGCATTGGAAACAATGTGGAAAGCCAAAACAGAGCAAGACTATGAAAAGGCGTTGGCAATGTACGAAAATGCATTCAGAATACATCCTGATAAAATAGACGGAACTGGTTTGTACAAAGCTTCAGTTTTAGCTTCAGAACTAAAAAATTATGACAAGGCATTTAAGTATTTAACGCCTTTGTCTATGATGAAAATCACCGAAGACGGCTATCCTGGTTGGGTATATCTTGCCGGAAAATATTCTGACGGTGAATATAAAAACTTACTGACAGATCCGAGATGGAAAACTTTAAAAGAGCAGGCAATTAAAAACAAGGAAAGTTTTTACAACGATTTAAAAAGTAAAGAAAATGAATTTTACAATGTTAAATCAAACGATTTGAAAAACATTCAAGATCCTGAAAAATTATACCAAACCATTAGAAATTTCAACCCCTACTTGCCTAAAAAAGATCGTGACTATTCACTTTCTTTTTCCGTAAATAGCTCCAATACGACATCATATTTCATTCATTTACCCAAAAACTACCAACCTGAAAAAAAGTATCCTCTTCTTTTCTTTTTACATGGTGCAGTAAAAAATAATGCACTGACAGATTACCAGTTTGCCAACGGAAATTTAGATGGCTGGAACCGATATTACACAAAATATGCAGACCAAAATGATGTTATCCTAGTATTTCCGAAAGGCAGCAAACAATACAATTGGATGGCTCCCGATGACGGATTTTTTATGGTTCCCGAAATGTTGAAACAAATAAAAAAAGCAATTAATATTGATGATAACAAAGTGTTTATTTCCGGACATTCCAATGGTGCGACAGGCTCGTTTTCTTATTTGATGAAAAAGCCTACTCAATTCACCGGATTTTATGGTTTTAATACCTATCCTAAAATTTTTACCGGAGGAACTTTCGCTGAAAATGCTAAAAACCGTTCATTTATCAACTTTTCAACGGATGAAGATTATTATTATCCGCCTAATGCCAATGATGATTTCACTACTTTAATGAAAAGTATTTCAGTTGACTACAAAGAATACCGATATAGCGGATTTCCGCATTGGTTTCCACAATTTGATGAATCTGAACCCGCTTACACCCTTCTTTTTAATGATTTGAATCAAAGAAAAAGAAACCCTTTTCCCAAACAAATTTCATGGGAATTTGATGATGAAAAGTATGGTGACCTCGACTGGATTTCTAATATGAAATTAGATACCACCAACGCTGCTTATCAAAAAAATAAAGAATTAAATTTCAAAATCACCAAGTGGCTGGAATATGACGAGGAAGACAGCCTTCAAACAAAAACGGTCAACAAAAATGCGTTCGATTTTCCAAGAAAATCAGGGAAAGTAAAAGCAGAGTATCAGAATAATATATTTCGGATAGAAACCTCAAATATTTCGTCACTTTCTATCAATATTTCACCTGAAATGGTTGATTTGAAAAAGGATGTGAAAATTTTCATTAACGGAAAATTATACTTTAAAGGAAAAGCAACATACAATCGTGAATTTATTTTGAATAGCTTTGAAAACAGCCCTGAAAGAGAACAGGTTTGGATAAATTGGGTGGAGATTAAAGTTTAG
- the arr gene encoding NAD(+)--rifampin ADP-ribosyltransferase, producing MKSRKITNTLEDKGPFYHGTKADLTIGDVLTAGFESNYHNGIIMNHIYFTALQNGAGLAAALAKGDCDERIYIVEPTGEYENDPNVTDKKYPGNPTRSYRSQDPLKIVGEVKEWVKLTDEELQKWHENIAILKSNPEVQIIN from the coding sequence CTGAAAAGCAGAAAAATAACAAATACTCTTGAAGATAAAGGACCATTTTATCACGGCACAAAAGCAGATCTTACGATCGGAGATGTATTAACTGCCGGTTTCGAGTCTAATTATCATAACGGAATTATTATGAACCACATTTATTTTACAGCCCTACAAAACGGCGCCGGATTAGCCGCAGCACTGGCAAAAGGTGATTGTGATGAAAGAATTTATATCGTAGAGCCTACTGGAGAATATGAAAATGATCCCAATGTGACTGATAAAAAATATCCAGGAAACCCTACCCGATCTTACCGAAGTCAAGATCCTTTAAAAATAGTAGGAGAAGTAAAAGAATGGGTGAAACTAACCGACGAAGAACTTCAAAAATGGCACGAAAATATAGCTATATTAAAAAGTAATCCTGAAGTACAAATTATCAATTAA
- a CDS encoding DUF2695 domain-containing protein: MDKKEKERRKQFLNELRQKQQQEFENSLPMDRSSFEKLFDFLDAQLENKGCDHSHTITLEFLENHKIQHIDTVLKWLAENGGYCDCEILANVEELF, encoded by the coding sequence ATGGATAAAAAAGAAAAGGAAAGAAGAAAGCAATTTCTCAATGAACTAAGGCAAAAACAACAACAAGAGTTTGAAAATAGCCTGCCCATGGATCGATCATCTTTTGAAAAACTTTTCGATTTTCTGGATGCTCAGCTCGAAAATAAAGGTTGTGATCATAGCCATACAATAACCCTTGAATTTTTAGAAAATCATAAAATTCAACATATCGATACGGTATTAAAATGGTTAGCCGAAAACGGTGGTTATTGCGACTGCGAAATTCTAGCCAATGTGGAGGAACTGTTTTAA
- a CDS encoding AraC family transcriptional regulator encodes MQDTFKTFKPRNSIIKKYVDYYYLDIKPNNKVTEYECFPHFNNTISLYQSHIRAKNGEVIYNEKAKPLQIFTPIREKVLHVKQSGKVHRIVLVFHPLGIQQFYKELNFVDYLFDFEFFNETELLEIFSTTNTDILSQTIDSFLEQRFIKFEHLILEQTIHYIFNSDENFSIINISEKIGISRQHLNRVFQSHFGVSVKKFYKIVIFRNTINKKLFENPEESFTTLAHEFNFNDQSHFNKIYKNLTEKSPKIFFNKGTILGKEDTFWHLEP; translated from the coding sequence ATGCAGGATACATTTAAAACATTCAAGCCGCGAAATTCAATCATAAAAAAATATGTGGATTACTATTATTTGGATATTAAACCGAATAATAAGGTGACTGAATATGAATGTTTTCCTCATTTCAACAACACAATTTCGCTGTATCAATCGCATATTCGGGCGAAAAACGGAGAAGTTATTTATAATGAAAAAGCAAAACCTTTACAGATTTTCACACCAATTCGAGAGAAGGTTTTGCATGTGAAACAATCGGGCAAGGTGCATAGAATCGTTCTTGTTTTTCATCCGTTGGGAATTCAGCAGTTTTATAAAGAACTTAATTTTGTAGATTATCTTTTTGATTTCGAATTTTTTAATGAAACAGAATTACTTGAAATTTTCTCCACAACAAACACAGATATTCTTTCTCAAACAATAGATTCTTTTCTGGAACAAAGATTCATCAAATTTGAGCATCTCATTCTTGAGCAAACCATTCATTATATTTTTAATTCAGATGAAAATTTTTCCATCATAAATATTTCCGAAAAAATAGGAATCAGCAGACAGCATCTCAATCGTGTTTTTCAATCTCATTTTGGAGTTTCCGTTAAAAAATTCTATAAAATTGTAATTTTCAGAAATACCATCAATAAAAAGTTGTTTGAAAATCCTGAGGAAAGCTTCACAACTTTGGCGCACGAATTTAATTTCAACGACCAATCTCATTTCAACAAAATTTATAAAAACCTTACAGAAAAATCTCCAAAAATATTCTTCAATAAAGGAACGATCTTAGGAAAAGAAGATACCTTCTGGCATTTGGAACCTTAA
- the groL gene encoding chaperonin GroEL (60 kDa chaperone family; promotes refolding of misfolded polypeptides especially under stressful conditions; forms two stacked rings of heptamers to form a barrel-shaped 14mer; ends can be capped by GroES; misfolded proteins enter the barrel where they are refolded when GroES binds), translated as MAKEIKFDIESRDALKRGVDALANAVKVTLGPKGRNVVIEKSFGAPHVTKDGVSVAKEIELEDRVENMGAQMVKEVASKTNDIAGDGTTTATVLAQAIVREGLKNVAAGANPMDLKRGIDKAVTAVVENLKTQSQAVGDSTDKVKQVASVSANNDETIGALIAEAFGKVGKEGVITVEEAKGIDTTVDVVEGMQFDRGYQSPYFVTNPEKMLAELENPYILLVEKKISSMKELLPVLEPIAQGGKSLLIISEEVEGEALATLVVNKLRGSLKIAAVKAPGFGDRRKAMLEDIAILTGGTVISEEQGFTMENITIDMLGTAEKVSIDKDNTTVVNGGGEESKIKGRVAQIKAQMETSTSDYDKEKLQERLAKLAGGVAVLYVGAASEVEMKEKKDRVDDALHATRAAVEEGIVAGGGVALVRAIASLDTLSGANADENTGIKIVKRAIEEPLRQIVANAGGEGSVIVAKVAEGSGDFGYNAKTDEYVNMLEAGIIDPTKVTRVALENAASVSGMLLTTECVITEVKSAEPAMPMGGGMPGMM; from the coding sequence ATGGCAAAAGAAATAAAATTCGATATTGAATCAAGAGACGCTTTAAAAAGAGGTGTTGATGCATTGGCTAATGCAGTAAAAGTAACGTTAGGACCAAAAGGTAGAAATGTGGTCATCGAAAAATCTTTCGGTGCACCTCACGTAACGAAGGATGGTGTTTCTGTTGCAAAAGAAATCGAACTTGAAGACAGAGTAGAAAACATGGGAGCGCAAATGGTAAAAGAAGTGGCTTCCAAAACTAATGATATCGCAGGAGACGGTACTACTACCGCTACTGTTTTGGCACAGGCTATCGTAAGAGAAGGTCTTAAGAACGTAGCTGCAGGTGCAAACCCAATGGATTTGAAAAGAGGGATCGACAAAGCAGTAACTGCTGTTGTTGAAAACTTAAAAACTCAGTCTCAAGCTGTTGGAGATTCTACAGATAAAGTAAAGCAAGTTGCTTCAGTTTCTGCTAACAACGACGAAACAATCGGTGCTTTGATCGCTGAAGCTTTCGGAAAAGTTGGTAAAGAAGGTGTTATCACAGTAGAAGAAGCTAAAGGTATCGATACAACGGTTGACGTTGTAGAAGGTATGCAGTTCGACAGAGGTTACCAGTCACCATATTTCGTGACTAACCCTGAGAAAATGTTAGCTGAACTAGAAAATCCATATATCCTTTTAGTAGAGAAAAAAATCTCTTCTATGAAAGAATTACTTCCAGTTCTTGAACCAATCGCTCAAGGTGGTAAATCTTTATTGATTATCTCTGAAGAAGTTGAAGGTGAAGCTTTGGCAACTTTAGTGGTAAACAAATTAAGAGGTTCTCTTAAAATTGCTGCTGTAAAAGCTCCAGGATTCGGAGACAGAAGAAAAGCAATGTTAGAAGATATCGCAATCCTTACAGGAGGTACTGTTATTTCTGAAGAGCAAGGTTTCACAATGGAAAATATCACTATCGATATGTTGGGAACTGCTGAGAAAGTATCTATCGATAAAGACAACACAACTGTTGTAAACGGTGGTGGTGAAGAAAGCAAAATCAAAGGTAGAGTTGCGCAAATCAAAGCTCAAATGGAAACTTCTACATCTGACTACGATAAAGAAAAATTGCAGGAGAGATTGGCTAAATTAGCTGGTGGTGTTGCCGTTCTTTACGTAGGTGCAGCTTCTGAAGTTGAAATGAAGGAGAAAAAAGACAGAGTAGATGATGCACTTCACGCTACAAGAGCAGCAGTTGAAGAAGGTATCGTTGCAGGTGGTGGTGTTGCTTTGGTAAGAGCGATCGCTTCTTTAGATACTCTTTCTGGTGCTAATGCAGACGAAAATACAGGGATTAAAATCGTAAAAAGAGCAATCGAAGAGCCATTGAGACAAATCGTTGCGAATGCAGGTGGTGAAGGTTCTGTAATCGTTGCTAAAGTAGCAGAAGGAAGCGGAGACTTCGGATACAACGCTAAAACTGACGAGTATGTAAATATGCTTGAAGCAGGTATTATCGACCCTACGAAAGTAACAAGAGTTGCTCTTGAAAACGCAGCTTCTGTTTCTGGAATGCTTCTTACAACTGAATGTGTTATCACTGAAGTGAAAAGCGCAGAACCAGCTATGCCAATGGGTGGTGGAATGCCAGGAATGATGTAA
- a CDS encoding four helix bundle protein, with the protein MRDFKKFEVWQLSHQLTLKIYKATRVFPKEELFGITSQIRRSFASIGYNIPEGSGRNSDKEFANFINIALGSSNEAENQLILAKDLDYINENDYQNLLIELTILKKKLVTLWNRLNGN; encoded by the coding sequence ATGAGGGATTTTAAAAAGTTTGAAGTTTGGCAATTAAGTCATCAGTTAACTTTAAAAATTTATAAAGCAACTAGGGTTTTTCCAAAAGAAGAATTGTTCGGTATAACCTCTCAAATCAGAAGATCATTTGCTTCAATCGGATATAATATTCCGGAAGGAAGCGGAAGAAATTCAGATAAAGAATTTGCTAATTTTATTAATATTGCGCTAGGATCATCCAACGAAGCCGAAAACCAATTAATTCTTGCTAAAGATCTAGATTACATTAATGAAAATGATTATCAAAATCTTTTAATTGAATTAACCATCTTAAAAAAGAAGCTTGTAACACTTTGGAACAGGCTCAACGGAAATTAA
- a CDS encoding phosphotransferase, producing MSTFPVIASILSETELAQFIKEKYLLKEDSNCQLFRTGVNHTYFISDNEKKYVVRIYCKNWRTKSEIQEELQLLLMLKDNDLAVSYPLPDKNGNLIQEINAPEGLRYAVLFTFAEGKKMRFMHDETCFAIGEIMAKIHNLTAGKKINRIDYNSEVLLDQAYDNINSFFAEDLEEMQYIRKISPQITQKFNEITWSENQKGIVHLDIWYDNLSVNKEDEIIIFDFDNCGNGALILDVAYFCKQLFFIESDKEEYERKFQSFINGYQQIRSLSDKEIKLIPEAGASVFIFYIGVQAKRFDWSNIFFTENYLKMFVGRIKNWMDYYETEK from the coding sequence ATGTCTACTTTTCCAGTAATAGCTTCAATACTATCAGAAACGGAATTAGCTCAGTTTATAAAAGAAAAATATCTATTAAAAGAGGATAGTAACTGTCAATTATTCAGGACAGGAGTTAACCACACTTATTTTATTTCTGATAACGAAAAAAAATATGTTGTGCGTATTTACTGTAAAAATTGGAGAACGAAGTCTGAAATTCAGGAAGAATTACAGCTTTTACTCATGTTAAAGGATAATGATCTTGCAGTATCCTACCCACTTCCCGATAAAAATGGAAATCTGATTCAGGAGATCAATGCTCCGGAAGGGCTTCGATATGCAGTATTATTCACCTTTGCGGAAGGTAAAAAAATGCGGTTTATGCACGACGAAACCTGTTTTGCTATTGGCGAAATAATGGCTAAAATCCATAACCTCACGGCGGGTAAAAAAATTAACAGAATAGATTATAATTCCGAGGTTCTTTTAGATCAGGCGTATGATAATATTAATTCTTTTTTTGCTGAAGATCTTGAAGAGATGCAATATATCAGGAAAATTAGTCCTCAAATAACACAAAAATTCAACGAAATTACATGGTCTGAAAACCAAAAAGGAATCGTTCATCTGGATATTTGGTATGACAATCTAAGCGTAAATAAGGAAGATGAAATTATAATTTTCGACTTTGATAATTGTGGAAACGGAGCGCTTATTTTAGATGTTGCCTATTTTTGCAAACAGTTATTTTTTATAGAATCCGACAAAGAAGAATACGAACGTAAGTTTCAAAGCTTTATAAATGGCTATCAACAAATAAGAAGTTTATCCGATAAAGAAATTAAATTAATTCCCGAAGCCGGAGCTTCTGTATTTATATTTTATATCGGTGTTCAGGCAAAAAGATTTGATTGGTCTAATATATTTTTCACTGAAAATTATCTTAAAATGTTCGTCGGAAGAATAAAAAATTGGATGGATTATTATGAAACTGAGAAATAA
- a CDS encoding PIN domain-containing protein, with product MEKPQSQIVFIDTSIFESENYFEGRNINLLFHLSQEKLISLKITDIIYREIQKRLEEHSIKAINLYKNQKIEFNHEARILRNINLLNDQFKKDNIKLLKENSKQLLLKKFDEAIENNSIEIINTNIADTSEILEDYFAANAPFKEGNKKNEFPDAFNINTIKKWCENNFNDCFFITNDKDFTNYEHPQINSKFNLSTLLEFLYIENSDVKEEIFNRIYRDSLREIEYETESSLISNLESFAFEMLYNDPWMEDVEVNFHAFEEIELDIALINEIKTDTFTYEIELNIKYSVDCDYTDLNSAFYDKEDGMWLGEVNRSEKRNFKANALVYPLFSYDSKKYTGEFIEIVDYEIREIEEV from the coding sequence ATGGAAAAACCTCAATCTCAAATAGTTTTCATAGATACAAGTATTTTTGAAAGTGAGAATTATTTTGAAGGACGAAATATTAATCTTTTATTTCATTTATCTCAAGAAAAATTGATTAGTTTAAAAATAACCGATATAATTTATCGTGAAATTCAAAAAAGATTGGAAGAGCATTCCATTAAAGCAATTAATTTATATAAAAATCAGAAAATCGAATTTAATCACGAAGCAAGAATATTAAGGAATATTAATCTATTGAATGACCAATTCAAAAAAGATAATATTAAATTACTTAAAGAAAATTCTAAACAACTTTTATTAAAAAAATTTGATGAAGCAATTGAGAATAATAGCATTGAAATTATTAATACAAATATCGCTGATACATCAGAAATATTAGAGGATTATTTTGCCGCTAACGCTCCATTTAAAGAAGGAAATAAAAAGAATGAATTTCCTGATGCATTTAATATAAATACAATTAAAAAATGGTGTGAAAATAATTTTAATGATTGTTTCTTTATTACAAATGATAAAGATTTCACAAATTATGAACACCCACAAATCAATAGTAAATTTAATTTATCAACATTACTTGAATTCTTATATATTGAAAATAGCGATGTTAAAGAAGAAATATTTAATAGAATTTATCGAGATTCATTAAGAGAAATTGAATACGAAACTGAATCTTCTTTAATTAGCAATTTAGAGAGTTTTGCTTTTGAAATGTTATACAACGATCCTTGGATGGAAGATGTCGAAGTTAATTTTCACGCGTTTGAAGAAATTGAGCTTGATATTGCTTTAATAAATGAAATCAAAACAGATACTTTTACATATGAAATTGAATTAAATATTAAATATTCTGTTGATTGTGACTATACAGATTTGAATTCTGCTTTCTATGATAAAGAAGACGGAATGTGGTTAGGAGAAGTAAATAGAAGTGAAAAAAGAAATTTTAAAGCAAATGCTTTAGTTTATCCATTATTTAGTTATGATTCTAAAAAATATACTGGAGAGTTTATAGAAATTGTAGATTATGAAATAAGAGAAATTGAAGAAGTTTAA